A genome region from Triticum aestivum cultivar Chinese Spring chromosome 2B, IWGSC CS RefSeq v2.1, whole genome shotgun sequence includes the following:
- the LOC123042834 gene encoding uncharacterized protein: MADEQYYAEPPGAPHGLLLAMALGLLVAWPLFVGHGGAPVTDGIAELLGPVGLLLLPIGLLLLITLLSSYRGLDVFAFGGSPDAVHHVGESAIGVALMLVLVLVLLYYRSVLFGGGGDGDE, from the coding sequence ATGGCGGACGAGCAGTACTACGCTGAGCCGCCAGGGGCGCCACATGGGCTGCTGCTGGCGATGGCCTTGGGGCTGCTGGTTGCCTGGCCGCTTTTCGTGGGTCACGGGGGTGCGCCGGTAACCGATGGCATCGCCGAGCTGCTCGGCCCCGTGGGCCTACTCCTCCTCCCTATCGGGCTCCTTCTCCTCATCACCCTCCTATCCTCCTACCGCGGCCTTGACGTGTTCGCGTTCGGCGGCTCGCCCGACGCTGTGCACCACGTTGGGGAATCCGCCATCGGCGTGGCGCTCATGCtggtcctcgtcctcgtccttctCTACTACCGGTCCGTGCTcttcggcggcggcggagacggcgacGAGTAG